From a single Centropristis striata isolate RG_2023a ecotype Rhode Island chromosome 14, C.striata_1.0, whole genome shotgun sequence genomic region:
- the LOC131984617 gene encoding toll-like receptor 13 codes for MRRLVFLLSVLLQVNPSLPYSLKHCTVSSSSFVPGLSVTCADRQLAAIPDDIPKKTISLNLANNQIRGINSSALNGFSKLLKLKMSSNSMWSIEDGSFADLAALTDLDLSYNNLTNLTDDMFQGLSRLARLHLNENGIRCVSALAFRPLVRLQAVNLTSNYLRHIAHIVPILQLINLFRLEAGENRFASLDSDDLPFNKSDLRTFVFGMKSLTKVSIKRDVFPRLQSLRFSECSPEFEWHVPNKTFLRSLTTLYLSGTVTSFETFRMIVQSAESVVYLRLSGMERYFDKGLISTSCRIPALKRLNLSSNLIYALNDTLLQPCSQITELTLVDNALTDLSENSLKPLNRLLTLQVGFNLLTRVPRALRSLSTLIVLELNTNDIKEIGCSDFLNLTTLRHLSLAQNCISTLRGCEFQALKDLRSLSLEQNLFLRVHEIFSFSLYNLRILNMSSNKIHKYYKGIFRALSSLVFLNAESVDDAIVYNGTFEGLDRLQVLVLHAESLREDMLRGLTNLQNLTLYFQDPYKSLSRQFNAEPPILNVPSLRLLTIKDPYRWDTVSPYLLRDMKYLEYFAAENFFPGTPHPDTFTSTPRLTRLRILDSDVSHLKPELFQPIPNLQLLDLSKNKLTSLDFLSQVNLSALSSLTLVKNQLTVIDESVFQSLPALTYLDLSDNPFTCDCSNAGFIQWAKNNNQTLVDNGHQYDCAFPAAQQGRKLLDFDVQSCWTDYGFLCFVSSTCLTLLTLLTSFTYHFLRWQLAYTFHLFLAFLYDSRKRKKGAAHQYDAFISYNVHDEAWVYREMLPVLEGEQGWRLCLHHRDFQPGKPIVENITDAIYGSRKTICVISRRYLQSEWCSREIQMASFRLFDEQKDVLILLFLEDIPARQLSPYHRMRKLVKRRTYLSWPLAGRHTGVFWQNVQRALETGDAPTETPNLLAPLQL; via the exons ATGCGGCGCCTCGTCTTCCTGCTGTCCGTCCTGCTGCAGGTGAACCCCTCGCTGCCTTACTCTCTGAAGCACTGCACCGTGTCCTCCTCCAGCTTCGTCCCGGGTCTTTCCGTCACGTGCGCAGATCGCCAACTCGCCGCCATTCCTGACGACATTCCTAAAAAAACGATCTCCCTCAATCTCGCCAACAATCAGATCCGCGGGATCAACAGTTCGGCTTTAAACGGCTTTTCAAAGCTCCTGAAGTTAAAAATGTCCTCAAACTCAATGTGGAGCATCGAAGACGGCTCTTTTGCAGACTTGGCGGCGTTAACGGACCTCGACTTAAGTTATAACAACCTCACGAACCTGACGGACGACATGTTCCAGGGACTGTCCAGGTTAGCCCGTCTGCATCTGAATGAGAACGGGATCCGGTGCGTCTCGGCGCTCGCCTTCCGGCCGCTCGTCCGCTTACAGGCCGTGAATCTGACCTCTAACTACCTGCGTCACATCGCCCATATCGTGCCGATTTTACAGCTGATAAACTTATTCAGACTAGAAGCGGGAGAGAACCGCTTCGCCTCTTTAGACTCGGATGACCTGCCGTTCAACAAGTCCGACCTCAGGACATTTGTGTTCGGCATGAAATCCCTGACGAAGGTGAGCATTAAAAGAGACGTCTTTCCTCGCCTGCAGTCGCTGCGTTTCTCCGAGTGCAGCCCCGAGTTCGAGTGGCACGTCCCCAACAAGACCTTCCTACGGAGCTTGACTACTCTGTATCTGAGTGGGACAGTGACGAGTTTTGAAACGTTCAGAATGATTGTGCAGAGTGCAGAGTCTGTGGTGTATCTCCGGCTGAGCGGCATGGAAAGGTATTTTGACAAAGGTCTGATCAGCACCAGCTGCCGGATTCCTGCTTTAAAGCGTCTCAATTTGAGTTCTAACCTCATCTACGCGTTGAACGACACGCTGCTTCAGCCTTGCTCTCAGATCACTGAGCTGACTTTAGTCGATAACGCCCTCACCGACCTGTCCGAGAATTCACTCAAGCCGTTGAATCGCCTCCTGACGCTACAAGTGGGCTTCAACCTTCTAACCAGAGTGCCGCGTGCCCTCCGAAGCCTCTCGACGCTCATCGTCCTCGAGCTGAATACGAACGATATCAAAGAGATAGGCTGCTCTGATTTCCTGAATTTGACGACATTGAGGCACCTCTCTCTCGCACAAAATTGCATTTCAACACTCAGAGGATGTGAATTCCAAGCCTTGAAGGATTTGAGAAGTCTCAGTCTTGAACAAAATCTATTTCTTCGCGTTCATGAAATCTTCAGCTTCAGTTTGTACAACCTCCGCATTCTGAATATGTCCtctaataaaatacacaaatactaTAAAGGAATATTCAGGGCTCTGTCTTCCCTCGTGTTTTTGAATGCTGAGTCTGTGGATGATGCCATCGTATATAATGGGACTTTTGAAGGACTCGATCGtctccaggtcctggtccttcATGCAGAGTCTCTGAGGGAAGACATGCTCAGAGGACTGACAAACTTACAAAATCTGACACTTTATTTCCAAGATCCTTACAAGAGTTTGAGTCGTCAGTTTAATGCCGAGCCACCGATCTTAAACGTACCTTCTTTGAGGTTGCTTACAATCAAAGACCCATACAGATGGGACACCGTTTCACCGTATCTGCTCCGGGATATGAAATATTTAGAGTACTTTGCAGCTGAGAACTTCTTCCCTGGGACACCACACCCAGACACGTTTACATCCACGCCTCGCCTGACACGTCTCCGGATATTGGACAGTGACGTCTCGCATCTTAAACCCGAACTGTTTCAGCCGATCCCAAACCTGCAGCTTCTCGATCTTtccaaaaacaagctcacatcTCTGGACTTCCTGTCCCAGGTGAACCTGTCTGCACTCAGCTCTTTGACACTGGTAAAGAATCAGTTGACGGTGATCGACGAGTCGGTCTTCCAGTCTCTCCCTGCTCTAACATACCTGGACCTGTCCGATAACCCTTTCACTTGTGACTGCTCCAACGCCGGATTCATCCAGTGGGCGAAGAACAACAACCAAACTCTGGTTGATAACGGACATCAGTACGACTGTGCCTTTCCTGCGGCTCAACAGGGGAGAAAGCTGCTGGACTTTGACGTCCAGTCCTGTTGGACAGACTATGGCTTCCTCTGCTTTGTTTCCAGCACCTGTCTGACTTTACTCACTCTCCTCACGTCCTTCACCTACCACTTCCTGAGGTGGCAGCTGGCCTACACCTTCCACCTCTTCCTGGCCTTCCTCTACGAcagcaggaagaggaagaagggcGCCGCTCATCAGTACGACGCCTTCATCTCCTACAACGTTCACGACGAGGCCTGGGTCTACAGGGAGATGCTTCCTGTGCTGGAAGGAGAGCAGGGCTGGAGACTGTGTCTGCACCACCGAGACTTCCAACCAG GTAAGCCCATCGTGGAGAACATCACAGACGCCATCTACGGCAGCAGGAAGACCATCTGTGTGATCAGCCGGCGCTACCTGCAGAGCGAGTGGTGCTCCAGAGAGATCCAGATGGCCAG CTTCCGTCTGTTCGACGAGCAGAAGGACGTGTTGATCCTGCTGTTTCTGGAGGACATCCCGGCCCGCCAGCTGTCTCCGTACCACCGCATGAGGAAGCTGGTGAAGAGACGCACCTACCTGAGCTGGCCGCTGGCCGGCCGCCACACGGGAGTCTTCTGGCAGAACGTCCAGAGAGCTCTGGAGACGGGGGACGCCCCCACCGAGACCCCCAACCTGCTCGCTCCTCtccaactttaa